The Solibacillus sp. FSL W7-1436 genome window below encodes:
- a CDS encoding ATP-binding protein: MTEDLAKRGATIAKNVAETSSDYILFDDQYSVDNLINETKKIDEDIRYILVFNSSHILYAHTFPDPEKLPKGIVNAHTPKGITQQDYSILTSDEGDIHDIIVPIEDGGVGYVRVGMSEEKSMEYIYSRIIKLIIATILVSIGALGIAYFATRMVTKPINTLVDVALGISAGNLALRAEDTKNDEIGKLAQAFNEMTDHLINSNNEVDYLLKELQQKDLLRDKLISKLLSAQEDERKRISRELHDETSQALTSLMVTMRIMANEAKDSEQRELLYTSRDIAAGILKQMRDLAVELRPPILDKMGLVSAIKKYARNFEEKYKIRTVLSVPDADVTLAEDVTLAIYRIVQESLNNVVKHTKATEIMIGLDIKDEWVNLTINDNGHGIHEADFEKAKQQNRIGIHGMKERAELQGGTFLIRTNMMGGTEISVSLPLK, translated from the coding sequence ATGACGGAGGATCTCGCGAAACGTGGTGCCACTATCGCTAAAAATGTTGCTGAAACAAGCTCGGACTATATTCTTTTTGATGATCAGTACTCGGTGGATAATCTGATCAATGAAACAAAAAAGATCGATGAAGATATTCGCTATATTTTAGTTTTTAATAGCAGTCACATACTTTACGCTCACACATTCCCGGATCCTGAGAAGCTGCCGAAAGGAATCGTAAATGCTCATACACCAAAGGGGATTACCCAGCAAGATTATTCGATTCTAACTTCGGATGAAGGGGATATCCATGACATCATTGTCCCGATAGAAGATGGGGGCGTAGGGTATGTTCGGGTAGGGATGTCGGAAGAAAAATCGATGGAATATATTTATTCCAGAATAATTAAATTAATCATCGCGACAATCTTGGTATCAATTGGCGCTTTGGGAATAGCTTATTTTGCTACCCGTATGGTAACGAAACCAATCAACACCTTAGTAGATGTAGCATTAGGGATATCGGCCGGTAACTTAGCCTTAAGAGCAGAAGATACTAAGAACGATGAGATCGGGAAATTGGCACAGGCCTTTAATGAAATGACGGATCATCTCATTAATTCAAATAATGAAGTGGACTATTTGCTTAAGGAATTACAGCAAAAGGATTTATTGCGTGATAAATTGATTTCAAAGTTATTATCTGCTCAAGAGGATGAGCGAAAAAGAATTTCACGTGAACTGCATGATGAGACAAGTCAGGCGCTCACTTCATTGATGGTAACGATGAGAATTATGGCGAATGAGGCGAAAGACAGTGAGCAGCGTGAACTCCTTTATACAAGCAGAGATATAGCCGCGGGAATATTAAAACAAATGAGGGATCTGGCAGTCGAATTGCGTCCACCGATTCTTGACAAAATGGGGCTCGTTTCGGCGATAAAGAAATATGCGAGAAATTTTGAGGAAAAATACAAAATCCGGACTGTTTTATCTGTTCCCGATGCGGACGTCACACTAGCCGAAGATGTTACGCTGGCAATATACCGAATTGTTCAGGAAAGTTTGAATAATGTAGTAAAACATACGAAAGCAACTGAAATTATGATCGGCTTGGATATTAAAGACGAATGGGTTAATTTGACGATAAATGATAATGGTCATGGAATTCATGAAGCCGATTTTGAAAAAGCCAAGCAACAAAATAGAATTGGCATTCATGGAATGAAGGAAAGAGCCGAGTTGCAGGGAGGGACATTTCTTATTAGAACGAACATGATGGGAGGAACAGAAATTTCCGTTTCACTGCCATTAAAATAG
- a CDS encoding substrate-binding domain-containing protein — MRKIYMVIPIIVLIILILGCRSNPSTYQIVFSEYEKPSSVIKEDKKDPIRLAISSVLSPTDTIIYYREIVNYIGEKLDRPTILIQRRSYNEVSNLMMNGGADIALLPTGAYITFGANGGIEGIATQERFGSPYYYGYIVAKDESRFTSIDDLKGKDIAFFDPSSYSGYIFVKEELGRLGEDIDSFFGRHIYTYSHEGSMNAVLNNIVDAAAVNSLVFETMKNENPEQSDSLKIIGKSMPLGTGPVVISSNLPEEDKEIIKESFLTMHEQGSMKQAMQGLYIDRFIPFDSEYYEVLYELDK; from the coding sequence ATGAGAAAAATATATATGGTTATTCCTATTATAGTACTGATCATTTTAATACTAGGCTGCAGGTCGAACCCTTCAACCTATCAAATCGTCTTTTCGGAATATGAAAAGCCGTCATCGGTAATAAAAGAGGATAAAAAAGATCCGATACGCTTAGCTATCTCGAGTGTTCTTTCTCCGACAGACACGATCATCTACTATCGGGAAATTGTAAATTATATCGGTGAAAAACTTGACCGGCCAACCATTTTAATCCAGCGCAGAAGCTATAATGAAGTCAGCAACCTCATGATGAATGGAGGAGCAGATATCGCTCTGCTTCCAACCGGTGCATACATCACATTTGGTGCAAACGGAGGAATTGAAGGTATTGCAACACAAGAAAGATTCGGCAGCCCTTATTACTATGGTTACATTGTTGCGAAGGATGAAAGCCGCTTCACATCGATTGATGATCTGAAAGGCAAAGATATCGCATTTTTTGATCCTTCCAGTTATTCGGGCTATATTTTTGTGAAAGAAGAATTGGGGCGCTTAGGGGAAGATATCGATAGTTTTTTTGGAAGACATATTTATACATATAGCCATGAAGGATCGATGAATGCCGTATTAAATAATATTGTGGATGCGGCAGCTGTAAATTCTCTCGTTTTTGAAACGATGAAAAATGAAAATCCGGAGCAATCGGATTCGTTAAAAATTATTGGGAAATCAATGCCCTTAGGTACAGGGCCGGTAGTGATCAGCAGCAATCTGCCTGAGGAAGATAAGGAAATCATAAAAGAGAGCTTTCTTACGATGCACGAACAGGGATCGATGAAGCAAGCAATGCAAGGATTATATATTGACCGCTTTATCCCATTCGACTCGGAATATTATGAGGTACTATATGAACTGGATAAATAA
- a CDS encoding MFS transporter: protein MVSVYQKQNTEKFARYLFRRKIIFLIAFLGYVCAYLVRNNFKLMSNSIMVTNGWEKTDIALLLSCLTISYGLAKFYMGALGDRVSIRKLFSICLGASALIAILIGFFNTSIAVLGILLVLSGFVQGALAPASQMMLANYYSNRSRGAAIAGWNISQNVGGALLPLIIVALTSMGLVVPETGNVFMAFLVPALLVLFFAYICWRYGGDSPESEGLDSLSTMYGDAAHTNIATEEEKTGLTYWQLIWKYVFTNPLILLVAAVNIALYFLRFGIADWMPIYLSEVGNLSATKAQLAVSVLEWIAIPGSLIFAWLAVKYPNKMAKIGAIGLFAMVLFVFIYERLVSNGVTNFALFLVVCGVLGALIYGPQLIVNILTIDFVPLNVAGTAIGFVGVTAYLLGNMGSNWLMPILADQFGWFWSYTVVAFLSAFAAIGYLVLAKSEQKVKVV from the coding sequence ATGGTATCAGTTTACCAGAAACAAAACACCGAGAAATTTGCACGCTACCTTTTTCGTCGGAAAATAATTTTCCTAATAGCATTTTTAGGATATGTCTGTGCTTATCTTGTGCGAAATAACTTTAAATTAATGTCCAACAGCATCATGGTGACAAATGGCTGGGAAAAAACAGATATTGCTTTGTTGCTTTCCTGCTTAACGATTTCCTACGGATTGGCCAAGTTTTATATGGGCGCGCTAGGTGACCGCGTCAGTATAAGAAAACTGTTCTCAATCTGTTTAGGCGCAAGTGCGCTCATTGCCATTCTCATTGGCTTCTTTAATACATCTATTGCAGTTTTAGGTATTCTGCTCGTATTGAGCGGGTTTGTACAAGGTGCATTAGCTCCTGCTTCTCAAATGATGCTTGCAAATTATTATTCAAATAGATCCCGAGGAGCGGCGATTGCGGGCTGGAATATTTCGCAAAATGTCGGCGGGGCTTTACTGCCTTTAATCATAGTGGCATTAACTAGCATGGGACTGGTTGTTCCTGAAACCGGAAATGTTTTCATGGCTTTCTTGGTTCCTGCATTGCTGGTGCTGTTCTTTGCCTATATATGCTGGCGTTACGGCGGGGATAGCCCTGAGTCGGAAGGTCTTGATTCTTTAAGTACAATGTATGGTGACGCTGCGCACACAAACATCGCAACAGAAGAAGAAAAAACAGGATTAACTTACTGGCAATTAATCTGGAAATATGTTTTTACAAATCCGCTGATCCTACTTGTAGCTGCGGTTAATATCGCTTTATATTTCCTTCGTTTCGGAATTGCGGACTGGATGCCAATTTATTTAAGTGAAGTCGGAAACCTGTCAGCTACAAAAGCGCAATTGGCCGTTTCGGTTCTGGAATGGATTGCGATTCCAGGTTCACTTATCTTTGCATGGTTAGCGGTTAAATATCCGAATAAAATGGCTAAAATCGGCGCAATCGGATTGTTTGCCATGGTCCTATTCGTCTTTATATACGAAAGATTAGTGAGCAATGGGGTAACGAATTTCGCATTATTCCTGGTTGTTTGTGGAGTTTTAGGGGCCTTGATTTATGGACCGCAATTAATTGTCAACATTTTAACAATTGACTTTGTACCTTTAAATGTAGCAGGGACAGCTATTGGTTTTGTAGGTGTTACGGCATATTTACTTGGAAACATGGGTTCGAACTGGTTAATGCCGATACTCGCTGATCAATTTGGCTGGTTCTGGTCTTATACTGTTGTCGCCTTCTTATCAGCATTCGCGGCAATAGGTTATCTGGTCCTGGCAAAATCGGAACAAAAAGTTAAGGTTGTTTAA
- a CDS encoding cAMP-binding protein produces the protein MGKNFSKANHGKTGAELISEAFGMTKNDSEALLAQASEVQTTDIPLGKEDVYARDSTTTTLNNLHEDNTSAILDRNGPR, from the coding sequence ATGGGGAAGAATTTTTCGAAGGCGAATCATGGAAAAACTGGTGCCGAACTAATAAGTGAAGCGTTTGGCATGACCAAAAACGATAGCGAAGCATTATTAGCACAGGCGTCGGAAGTTCAAACTACGGATATTCCTTTAGGAAAAGAAGATGTATATGCAAGGGATAGTACAACAACTACTTTGAACAACCTACATGAAGATAACACATCCGCCATTTTAGATCGAAATGGGCCAAGGTAA
- a CDS encoding LLM class flavin-dependent oxidoreductase, translated as MRLSMLDQSPISSNQTPQDALNWSMKLAQAGEKFGYTRYWIAEHHDLSGLACPAPEVMLSYIGANTNRIRIGSGAVLLPHYRPFKVAEIFNTLATLFPDRIDLGIGRAPGGSSEAMTALSGNFIKNVGNFPALLKDLLHFLDDDFPTDTDYSKLSASPIPENPPMPWLLGTGKKSALLAAENGVPYTFGYFMSDEDGAAIIKEYIESFKPRKEGQTPQVIVTVNVICGETTEKAEEVASSFLIWSLQMEKGKSKQGVPSISEAQQYKLDETDKETLKKVRQKIIIGNPQEVKRKLFELKTKYQADEVMINTITHLPEDRIRSYELIAKEVYSEKDQAGE; from the coding sequence ATGAGATTAAGCATGTTGGATCAATCACCGATCTCTTCAAATCAAACTCCTCAGGATGCATTAAATTGGTCAATGAAATTAGCGCAGGCAGGGGAGAAATTCGGATATACAAGATACTGGATTGCCGAACATCATGATTTGTCCGGACTTGCGTGTCCTGCACCTGAAGTGATGTTAAGCTACATAGGAGCTAATACAAACCGAATTCGAATAGGGTCTGGTGCTGTTCTATTGCCCCATTACCGACCGTTTAAAGTTGCTGAAATCTTTAATACGTTAGCAACCCTGTTTCCTGATCGGATTGATTTAGGGATAGGACGTGCACCAGGCGGATCCTCTGAAGCGATGACAGCTTTGTCCGGTAACTTTATAAAAAATGTCGGGAACTTTCCTGCCTTACTGAAAGACCTGCTTCATTTTTTAGATGATGATTTTCCAACGGATACCGACTATTCAAAGTTATCGGCTTCTCCCATTCCTGAAAATCCGCCAATGCCTTGGCTCCTTGGGACAGGTAAGAAAAGTGCGTTACTTGCAGCGGAAAATGGTGTTCCTTATACGTTCGGCTATTTTATGAGCGATGAAGACGGAGCTGCTATTATCAAGGAATATATTGAAAGCTTTAAACCGAGAAAAGAAGGGCAGACACCACAAGTTATCGTAACGGTTAACGTTATATGTGGGGAGACAACGGAAAAAGCAGAAGAAGTTGCATCAAGCTTTCTCATCTGGTCATTACAAATGGAAAAAGGGAAAAGTAAACAAGGAGTCCCTTCCATAAGTGAAGCTCAGCAATATAAACTGGATGAAACAGATAAAGAAACGCTGAAAAAAGTTAGACAAAAGATAATTATCGGTAACCCTCAGGAAGTGAAGCGGAAATTATTTGAGCTGAAAACAAAATACCAAGCAGATGAAGTGATGATCAATACCATTACACATTTACCGGAAGATCGAATCCGTTCCTATGAACTTATTGCAAAAGAAGTATATTCGGAAAAAGATCAGGCGGGAGAATAA
- a CDS encoding DUF3219 family protein: MVSKIILDDRVIQLNNYEEEHVNGNYKVSVIFDVTSEEYHEIATLLYNGTFDVKIPEKEIMFRGTIYNYSTSITNLYEKDQVGQYKLTLVEEKG, translated from the coding sequence TTGGTCAGTAAAATTATTTTAGATGACAGAGTAATTCAATTAAATAACTATGAAGAAGAACATGTAAACGGGAACTATAAAGTTTCAGTCATTTTTGATGTGACAAGTGAAGAATACCATGAAATAGCAACGTTACTGTACAACGGAACTTTTGACGTTAAAATTCCTGAAAAAGAGATCATGTTTAGAGGAACGATTTATAACTACTCCACTTCTATTACAAATTTGTATGAAAAAGATCAGGTAGGACAATATAAACTGACTCTGGTCGAAGAAAAGGGCTGA
- a CDS encoding flavin-dependent oxidoreductase has product MSTIKTAMIVGGGIGGLVTALKLHRAGISVKVFESVETIKELGVGINLLPHSVRVLTDLGLAEELEQTGIPTAELMYVNKFGQKIWQEDRGINAGYKWPQYSIHRGRLQMLLLKTVKDQLGEEAVLTGHHLTSFENEKDGVAAHFENKKTGESLGTYRADIMIAADGIHSVVRKFFYPDEGLPKYSGRILWRGITEASPYLTGRSMIMAGYQDQKFVAYPICPDTAAQGSSLVNWIAELNVETMPDRADWNKEIDKEKFAPAFKNWDFGWLNVPKIIEEAEAVYEFPMVDRDPLPQWTFGRITLLGDAAHPMYPIGSNGASQAILDADALGQVIAQQQDAETALKAYEALRREATANIVLTNRQNGPEVVMQIVEDRAPNGFADLEDIISNTELEEIAASYKKIAGFDRESLNAK; this is encoded by the coding sequence TTGTCAACAATTAAAACAGCGATGATTGTCGGGGGAGGCATTGGCGGACTCGTTACAGCACTTAAACTTCACCGTGCAGGCATATCTGTAAAAGTATTTGAAAGTGTAGAAACAATAAAAGAACTGGGAGTCGGCATTAATCTATTACCCCATTCGGTCCGCGTGCTAACAGACTTGGGTTTAGCAGAAGAACTGGAACAAACAGGCATACCGACAGCCGAGTTAATGTATGTGAATAAATTCGGGCAAAAAATTTGGCAAGAAGACCGCGGCATCAACGCTGGTTACAAATGGCCACAATATTCGATTCACCGCGGACGCTTACAGATGCTGCTGTTAAAGACCGTCAAGGATCAATTAGGAGAAGAAGCCGTATTAACCGGTCACCATCTGACATCTTTTGAAAATGAGAAGGATGGCGTCGCTGCCCATTTTGAAAATAAAAAAACAGGTGAATCGCTTGGTACATATCGCGCAGACATTATGATTGCAGCAGATGGCATTCATTCCGTCGTACGAAAATTCTTCTATCCAGACGAAGGACTGCCAAAATATAGCGGCCGCATCTTATGGCGCGGAATTACGGAAGCATCACCTTATTTAACAGGCCGCTCAATGATTATGGCCGGTTACCAGGACCAAAAATTTGTGGCCTACCCGATTTGTCCGGATACAGCTGCTCAAGGAAGTTCTTTAGTCAATTGGATTGCGGAATTAAATGTCGAGACAATGCCTGATCGCGCGGATTGGAACAAGGAAATCGATAAAGAGAAATTTGCGCCTGCCTTTAAAAACTGGGACTTCGGCTGGCTGAATGTACCGAAAATCATTGAAGAAGCAGAAGCTGTTTATGAATTCCCGATGGTTGACCGTGACCCACTGCCACAATGGACATTTGGACGGATCACCTTACTGGGCGATGCGGCACATCCGATGTATCCAATCGGTTCAAACGGTGCCTCTCAAGCCATTTTAGATGCGGATGCCCTTGGACAAGTGATTGCACAACAGCAAGATGCGGAAACTGCTTTAAAAGCATATGAAGCACTGCGACGAGAAGCAACAGCGAACATTGTGTTGACAAATCGCCAGAACGGTCCGGAAGTGGTGATGCAGATTGTGGAAGACCGTGCACCAAACGGCTTTGCTGACCTGGAGGATATTATTTCAAACACAGAACTTGAAGAAATTGCAGCTAGCTATAAGAAGATTGCCGGTTTTGACCGCGAATCATTAAATGCCAAATAG
- a CDS encoding MFS transporter, whose translation MRLHINEMIDRSRFGAFHFSIIFWCFFIILMDGYDVVIYGSVVPSLMEEWGISTVTAGAIGSYSAAGTAVGAIIFGLLADKIGRKKVIIICTVMFSLFTALSPFAGGPVLFAILRVIAGLGLGGVMPNVIALSTEYAPKKIRGAIVSFIFCGYSIGAIAAALFSKSLLPTVGWKPIFWIAALPLLALPFLAKQLPESANFLLAKGKEAEVKKILGKLNPKLSLSQDVVLAKPAAKAPGSPLVKLFENKLALSTIMFWISCFSCFVLIYAMNVWLPKLMVEAGYSLSNSLLFVVALNMGAIVGTIAFGRLTDKFGFKKVMVPLYFGGALALAAVGLTNNTVLAYVLIGIIGAASIGVQNISNAFVSQFYRPEIRSTGVGAAMAFGRVGGIFAPTFVGILLTMNLSAQMNFTLLGTAALLGGIAILFVQEKHAYYRPDEATETESSTPSSTPEINHSV comes from the coding sequence ATGAGATTACATATAAACGAAATGATTGATAGAAGTCGCTTTGGTGCCTTCCATTTTTCTATTATCTTTTGGTGCTTTTTCATTATCCTTATGGATGGATACGATGTAGTTATCTATGGATCTGTTGTCCCTTCTTTAATGGAAGAATGGGGGATTTCCACTGTTACAGCGGGGGCCATTGGGAGTTATTCAGCCGCCGGGACAGCAGTAGGAGCAATTATTTTTGGACTTTTAGCCGATAAAATCGGAAGAAAAAAAGTGATTATCATTTGTACCGTCATGTTTAGTCTCTTCACAGCACTATCCCCTTTTGCAGGAGGGCCGGTACTTTTTGCCATCCTTCGCGTTATTGCGGGACTTGGACTGGGTGGCGTTATGCCGAACGTCATTGCACTATCTACGGAGTATGCTCCTAAAAAAATTAGAGGAGCTATTGTTTCGTTTATTTTCTGTGGCTATTCAATCGGGGCGATTGCAGCAGCTTTATTCAGTAAGTCTCTGTTACCGACAGTGGGCTGGAAACCAATATTCTGGATTGCCGCACTTCCGCTTTTAGCACTGCCATTTTTAGCAAAGCAGCTTCCGGAATCGGCAAACTTCCTTTTGGCGAAAGGAAAAGAAGCGGAAGTAAAAAAAATCCTTGGGAAACTCAACCCCAAATTGTCGCTTTCTCAAGATGTTGTACTGGCAAAACCAGCTGCAAAAGCACCAGGCTCACCACTTGTGAAGCTTTTTGAAAACAAGCTGGCACTCAGTACGATCATGTTCTGGATTTCATGTTTTTCTTGTTTCGTTCTTATCTACGCGATGAACGTATGGCTGCCGAAGCTAATGGTCGAAGCTGGCTACAGTTTAAGTAATAGTCTATTATTTGTCGTTGCTTTAAATATGGGGGCAATTGTAGGTACGATTGCATTCGGACGTTTAACGGATAAATTCGGCTTTAAAAAAGTAATGGTACCACTTTATTTCGGAGGGGCACTTGCACTCGCTGCGGTTGGATTAACAAACAACACAGTACTGGCGTATGTATTGATCGGGATTATCGGTGCAGCATCAATTGGTGTTCAAAATATTAGCAATGCCTTTGTTTCACAGTTCTATCGACCAGAAATCCGTTCAACAGGTGTCGGAGCGGCCATGGCATTTGGACGAGTTGGCGGTATATTCGCACCAACATTTGTAGGAATACTATTAACAATGAACCTGTCTGCTCAAATGAACTTTACACTACTTGGCACAGCCGCACTTTTAGGTGGTATCGCTATTCTATTTGTTCAGGAGAAGCATGCTTATTATCGCCCGGATGAGGCTACGGAAACAGAGAGTTCTACTCCATCATCAACACCTGAAATTAACCATTCCGTTTAA
- a CDS encoding aldehyde dehydrogenase family protein, with translation MVNTTLLINEKVQAFLKGTKEMYIDGKWVPAVEGTIYESINPTTNDVLAKIYEGDEQDVDIAVKAARRAFEGGWKKTAPRERARLLNKLADLVEENLEEITQLDSLEYGGTLAVAGGFAQNAVHHLRYYAGWATKLYGNTVELTGGGNIHAYTKREPLGVCGQITSWNFPALVACWKLAAPLAAGNTVVLKPAQQTSLSTLYIGKLVEQAGFPPGVVNIVTGAGGKLGEAITSHSDIDKIGFTGSTFVGKRIMEKASNSLKKITLELGGKSPNIIFADADLDKAIPGAITAILMNTGQVCAAGSRLYVERSVYDEVKEKLVGIAENFVLGDPLDPNAQMGPLVSKAQVETVERYVEQARKDGANILTGGKRPENPELEKGNFYLPTIIEGLDENCQAVYEEIFGPVLCILPFDSIEEVIERANATEYGLASGVWTTNLQTAHTMIESLDAGSVWVNEYYLTDDNIPLTGFKQSGVGSELGLAGIEAYTKVKSVAIKLG, from the coding sequence ATGGTAAATACTACTTTATTAATCAATGAAAAAGTGCAGGCGTTTTTGAAAGGTACAAAAGAAATGTACATCGACGGGAAGTGGGTTCCTGCTGTTGAAGGAACGATATATGAATCGATTAATCCAACAACAAATGATGTCTTAGCAAAAATTTACGAAGGAGACGAACAAGACGTTGATATTGCAGTCAAAGCAGCAAGACGTGCGTTTGAAGGTGGATGGAAAAAAACTGCACCGAGAGAACGAGCACGGCTGCTAAACAAATTAGCGGACTTGGTAGAAGAAAACCTGGAAGAAATTACACAGCTTGATTCACTAGAATACGGTGGGACACTAGCTGTAGCAGGTGGCTTTGCACAAAATGCAGTTCATCACTTGCGTTATTATGCTGGCTGGGCAACAAAACTTTATGGGAACACTGTCGAATTAACAGGTGGTGGCAATATTCATGCGTATACGAAGCGTGAACCGCTTGGTGTATGCGGTCAGATCACTTCCTGGAACTTCCCGGCATTAGTTGCATGTTGGAAATTAGCAGCACCTCTTGCAGCAGGGAACACTGTTGTATTAAAGCCTGCCCAGCAGACATCTTTATCTACACTATATATTGGTAAGTTAGTAGAGCAAGCCGGATTCCCACCTGGTGTTGTAAATATTGTCACTGGAGCAGGCGGCAAACTTGGTGAAGCCATTACATCTCATTCGGATATCGATAAAATTGGTTTTACGGGTTCGACTTTTGTTGGCAAACGGATTATGGAGAAAGCTTCTAATTCATTGAAGAAAATTACCCTTGAATTAGGTGGAAAGTCACCAAACATTATTTTTGCAGATGCGGATTTAGATAAGGCGATTCCTGGTGCCATTACAGCTATTTTGATGAACACCGGCCAAGTTTGCGCGGCAGGGTCACGATTATATGTGGAACGATCTGTATATGACGAAGTAAAAGAAAAACTTGTAGGAATTGCTGAAAACTTTGTATTAGGTGATCCATTAGATCCGAACGCTCAAATGGGACCACTTGTTTCAAAAGCACAAGTTGAAACAGTTGAAAGATATGTTGAGCAGGCAAGAAAAGATGGTGCGAATATCTTAACAGGTGGCAAACGTCCTGAAAATCCGGAATTAGAAAAAGGCAACTTCTATCTTCCAACAATTATCGAAGGGCTGGATGAAAATTGCCAGGCAGTATATGAAGAAATCTTTGGTCCGGTACTTTGCATCCTGCCATTTGATTCGATTGAGGAAGTGATTGAACGTGCCAATGCAACAGAATACGGACTAGCTTCCGGTGTTTGGACAACAAACTTACAAACAGCGCACACAATGATTGAATCATTAGATGCAGGTTCCGTTTGGGTCAATGAATATTATTTAACAGATGATAATATCCCGCTTACAGGATTTAAACAAAGTGGTGTTGGTTCTGAACTAGGATTAGCAGGTATTGAAGCGTATACAAAAGTAAAAAGTGTTGCCATTAAATTAGGATAA
- a CDS encoding alpha/beta hydrolase — protein sequence MANLTEQAKRYIESFYSGPKMETFDPIELKAIMAQAPVPPQNNLPSIHQTEDRLIRAKDGEDIRLRIYTPEGEGPFPALVYYHGGGWVIGAVEMFEAANRLVATEANAVVVSVDYRLAPENPYPTPIEDCYAALEWVAENATEINVDPEKISVGGDSAGGNLSTVIAKKALDNKGPAIQSQVLIYPVTNLEFNTDSYNEFAEGFALDRNLMKWFGIHYVGDEKLYNEPDVSPLKYDSVKGLPPAIIIAAENDVLKDEGVAYAEKLKQDGVNVQYELIPGVVHGYYSNMDFFAEETKQTVQLIVNFLSKVAQEA from the coding sequence ATGGCAAATTTAACGGAACAAGCAAAACGGTATATAGAGAGCTTTTACAGTGGGCCGAAAATGGAAACTTTTGATCCGATTGAATTGAAGGCAATCATGGCACAAGCTCCAGTCCCACCTCAAAATAATCTACCAAGCATTCATCAAACAGAAGATCGTTTAATTAGAGCAAAAGATGGGGAAGATATTCGTCTTCGTATTTATACACCAGAAGGAGAAGGACCATTCCCGGCTCTTGTATACTACCACGGCGGTGGCTGGGTAATTGGTGCTGTTGAGATGTTTGAAGCAGCAAATCGATTAGTGGCAACAGAAGCTAATGCTGTTGTTGTATCAGTTGATTACCGTTTAGCTCCGGAAAATCCATACCCAACTCCTATTGAAGACTGTTACGCTGCACTTGAATGGGTAGCTGAAAATGCAACAGAGATCAATGTAGATCCAGAAAAAATTTCAGTTGGCGGAGATAGTGCAGGAGGAAACTTATCAACAGTTATTGCGAAAAAAGCTTTAGATAATAAGGGTCCGGCAATCCAATCTCAAGTTCTTATTTATCCAGTGACAAACTTGGAATTTAACACTGATTCATATAATGAATTTGCTGAAGGTTTCGCACTTGATCGCAATCTAATGAAATGGTTCGGGATTCACTACGTTGGTGATGAGAAACTGTACAATGAGCCAGATGTTTCTCCTTTAAAATATGATTCTGTAAAGGGTTTACCCCCTGCAATTATTATTGCAGCAGAAAATGATGTGCTCAAAGACGAAGGGGTCGCTTATGCGGAAAAATTAAAACAAGATGGCGTAAATGTCCAGTATGAATTAATCCCGGGTGTTGTTCATGGTTACTACAGCAACATGGATTTCTTTGCAGAAGAAACGAAACAAACGGTACAGCTAATAGTCAACTTCTTAAGCAAGGTCGCCCAAGAAGCGTAA